Proteins from a single region of Labedella gwakjiensis:
- a CDS encoding carbohydrate ABC transporter permease, protein MSTFLLWLSTLPALAQVPIIIAAFVALVGVLIFFIEIAPRRGRVYTILRLAACVLIPLLILAALESYTIAIIAAGVLGVLFFWLDYRSSEGAGYLFQLVGFLAPAIVLLIIGLVVPTIQTTIQAFLNARGDTFVGLDNFVWIFTQPQAVRTVLNTIVWVLIAPVVSTIAGLAYAVFIDKSRGEKYFKILVFMPMAISFVGASIIWRFVYTARPAGEQQIGLLNQIIVLFGGQPVTFLAVDPWNTIALIVVLIWVQTGFAMVVLSAAIKGVPAEQMEAAELDGTNAWQRFINVTVPGIRSSLVVVLTTISIASLKVFDIVRTMTAGANNTSVIANEMYTQFKNFEQGRSAAFAVVLFLLVLPIVVYNARQIKKQREIR, encoded by the coding sequence ATGTCGACCTTCCTTCTGTGGCTGAGCACCCTGCCAGCCCTCGCGCAAGTCCCGATCATCATCGCGGCGTTCGTCGCCCTGGTCGGAGTCCTGATCTTCTTCATCGAGATCGCGCCGCGTCGCGGTCGGGTGTACACGATCCTGCGGCTCGCCGCGTGCGTGCTCATCCCCCTCCTGATCCTCGCGGCCCTCGAGTCGTACACCATCGCGATCATCGCGGCGGGTGTCCTCGGCGTCCTCTTCTTCTGGCTCGACTACCGCTCGTCCGAAGGCGCCGGCTACCTCTTCCAGCTCGTCGGCTTCCTCGCGCCCGCGATCGTCCTGCTCATCATCGGACTGGTGGTCCCGACCATCCAGACCACGATCCAGGCGTTCTTGAACGCGCGAGGCGACACCTTCGTCGGCTTGGACAACTTCGTGTGGATCTTCACCCAGCCGCAGGCCGTCCGCACGGTTCTCAACACCATCGTGTGGGTGCTCATCGCCCCCGTGGTCTCGACCATCGCTGGCCTCGCCTATGCGGTCTTCATCGACAAGTCGCGCGGTGAGAAGTACTTCAAGATCCTCGTGTTCATGCCAATGGCCATCTCGTTCGTGGGAGCGTCGATCATCTGGCGCTTCGTCTACACGGCCCGTCCGGCCGGCGAACAGCAGATCGGTCTGCTCAACCAGATCATCGTGCTCTTCGGCGGACAGCCCGTCACGTTCCTCGCGGTCGACCCGTGGAACACGATCGCGCTCATCGTCGTGCTCATCTGGGTCCAGACCGGTTTCGCGATGGTGGTGCTCTCCGCCGCGATCAAGGGCGTTCCGGCCGAGCAGATGGAGGCAGCCGAACTCGACGGCACCAACGCGTGGCAGCGCTTCATCAACGTGACGGTCCCGGGCATCCGCTCGTCGCTCGTCGTGGTCCTCACGACCATCTCGATCGCCTCGCTGAAGGTCTTCGACATCGTCAGGACGATGACCGCCGGTGCGAACAACACATCCGTCATCGCGAACGAGATGTACACCCAGTTCAAGAACTTCGAGCAGGGGCGGTCGGCGGCGTTCGCCGTCGTGCTGTTCCTCCTCGTGCTGCCGATCGTCGTGTACAACGCGAGGCAGATCAAGAAGCAGAGGGAGATCCGCTGA
- the rplL gene encoding 50S ribosomal protein L7/L12 yields MAKLSTEELLEQFKGLTLIELSEFVKAFEETFEVTAAAPVAVAGPAAAGGAPAEEVEEKDSFDVILEAAGDKKIQVIKTVRELTSLGLGEAKAVVDGAPKAVLEGANKETADKAKAALEEAGATVTLK; encoded by the coding sequence ATGGCAAAGCTGTCAACTGAAGAGCTGCTCGAGCAGTTCAAGGGCCTCACGCTCATCGAGCTGAGCGAGTTCGTCAAGGCGTTCGAGGAGACCTTCGAGGTCACCGCGGCTGCCCCCGTCGCCGTCGCCGGTCCGGCTGCTGCCGGTGGCGCGCCCGCCGAAGAGGTCGAGGAGAAGGATTCCTTCGACGTCATCCTCGAGGCTGCTGGCGACAAGAAGATCCAGGTCATCAAGACCGTGCGCGAGCTCACCTCGCTCGGCCTCGGTGAGGCCAAGGCCGTCGTCGATGGAGCCCCCAAGGCTGTCCTCGAAGGCGCCAACAAGGAGACCGCTGACAAGGCGAAGGCCGCCCTCGAAGAGGCGGGCGCCACCGTCACCCTCAAGTGA
- the rplJ gene encoding 50S ribosomal protein L10, whose product MANKEASVAELTELFQSSTAVLLTEYRGLTVAQLKQLRTDIREDATYAVVKNTLTKIAANNAGISSFDDELAGPSAIAFVHGDPVAVAKGLRAFAKANPSLVVKGGYFDGNPLTAEEVGKLADLESREVLLGKLAGAFKASLFGAAYLFNAPLSKAVRTVDALREKQESAA is encoded by the coding sequence ATGGCGAACAAGGAAGCCTCGGTTGCCGAACTCACGGAACTTTTCCAGAGCTCGACCGCCGTTCTGCTGACCGAGTACCGCGGCCTCACGGTGGCGCAGCTGAAGCAGCTGCGCACGGACATCCGCGAGGACGCAACGTACGCCGTGGTGAAGAACACGCTGACCAAGATCGCGGCGAACAACGCCGGCATCTCGTCGTTCGACGACGAGCTCGCCGGTCCGTCCGCTATCGCTTTCGTGCACGGTGACCCTGTCGCCGTCGCGAAGGGTCTGCGTGCCTTCGCCAAGGCGAACCCCTCCCTGGTGGTCAAGGGCGGTTACTTCGACGGTAACCCGCTGACCGCCGAAGAGGTAGGCAAGCTCGCCGACCTCGAGTCCCGCGAAGTTCTGCTCGGCAAGCTCGCCGGCGCCTTCAAGGCCTCGCTGTTCGGAGCCGCATATCTGTTCAACGCACCGCTGTCGAAGGCCGTTCGCACGGTCGACGCGCTGCGCGAGAAGCAGGAGTCCGCTGCGTAA
- a CDS encoding sensor histidine kinase, translating into MQSTTTRPAALSRLDGWSLRRRLTLATVVLITLAALVIGLVSILSVRSILTQRLDDELGQASERASRAPSGTLPYPLPSFGEDEPGPGQIIGILGQSAGTLGVEIESGVVTYAGYLDEDGTRQELGQQASSQLAAEAVIGRPTTVDLGGDLGRYRVVAIETDGDEFIVGLPMDSLEQTVSQLIWIVLGVSAGGIGLATVVAYLIVRASVRPLERVEQTATEVSRLPLERGDVALAVRVPDGDADERTEVGRVGAAFNRMLGHVGLALAARQASEEKVRRFVSDASHELRTPLASIRGYAELTRMSPEDLPEDATYALGRIESEAARMTTIVEDLLLLARLDEGRALEREPVDMRTLVVDAVNDARVASTDHEWTVDVPAEDDALFVTGDDSRLFQVVANLLANARVHTPAGTHVRTSLEAVADSSGSGRVVVTVADDGPGIAAETLDRVFERFVRGDSSRSRATGSTGLGLAIVRAVVEVHGGSVSVDSVPGDTRFRIDLPLASDDR; encoded by the coding sequence ATGCAGTCGACGACGACGCGCCCTGCCGCCCTCTCCCGTCTCGACGGCTGGTCGCTGCGCCGGAGACTCACGCTCGCGACCGTCGTCCTCATCACGCTCGCGGCGCTCGTCATCGGTCTCGTGAGCATCCTGAGCGTGCGGTCGATCCTGACGCAGCGCCTCGATGACGAGCTCGGGCAGGCGAGCGAGCGCGCATCACGTGCGCCATCGGGCACGCTCCCGTATCCCCTCCCGAGCTTCGGGGAGGACGAGCCGGGCCCCGGCCAGATCATCGGGATCCTCGGCCAATCCGCGGGAACGCTCGGCGTCGAGATCGAGAGCGGGGTGGTCACGTACGCCGGATACCTCGACGAGGACGGGACGAGGCAGGAGCTCGGTCAGCAGGCCTCGTCGCAGCTCGCGGCGGAAGCCGTCATCGGCCGCCCGACGACGGTCGATCTCGGCGGAGACCTCGGTCGCTACCGCGTCGTCGCGATCGAGACGGACGGCGACGAATTCATCGTGGGTCTTCCCATGGACTCGCTCGAGCAGACCGTCTCGCAGTTGATCTGGATCGTCCTCGGCGTGAGCGCCGGAGGGATCGGGCTCGCGACGGTCGTCGCCTATCTGATCGTGCGGGCGAGCGTCAGGCCCCTCGAACGCGTCGAGCAGACCGCCACGGAGGTCTCGCGGCTTCCCCTCGAACGCGGTGATGTCGCCCTCGCCGTGCGCGTGCCCGACGGGGACGCCGACGAGAGGACGGAGGTCGGGCGCGTGGGCGCCGCCTTCAACCGCATGCTCGGCCATGTCGGCCTCGCGCTCGCGGCGAGGCAGGCGAGCGAGGAGAAGGTGAGGCGATTCGTCTCCGATGCGAGCCACGAGCTGCGCACCCCGTTGGCGTCCATCCGCGGGTACGCCGAACTCACGAGGATGTCGCCTGAGGACCTGCCGGAGGACGCGACCTATGCGCTCGGCCGCATCGAGTCGGAGGCGGCGCGCATGACCACGATCGTCGAGGACCTGCTGCTCCTCGCGCGGCTCGATGAGGGGCGGGCGCTCGAGAGGGAGCCCGTCGACATGCGCACGCTCGTCGTGGACGCGGTGAACGACGCCCGTGTCGCGTCGACCGACCACGAGTGGACGGTCGACGTCCCCGCCGAGGACGACGCCCTCTTCGTCACGGGCGACGACTCGCGTCTCTTCCAGGTCGTGGCCAACCTGCTGGCGAACGCGCGCGTGCACACGCCGGCCGGCACGCACGTGCGCACGAGCCTCGAGGCGGTGGCGGACTCGTCGGGGAGCGGCCGCGTCGTCGTGACGGTGGCCGACGACGGTCCGGGAATCGCGGCGGAGACGCTCGATCGTGTCTTCGAGCGCTTCGTGCGCGGGGACAGCTCCCGTTCCCGAGCCACAGGCAGCACGGGGCTCGGCCTCGCGATCGTGCGAGCCGTCGTGGAGGTGCACGGCGGGTCCGTGTCGGTCGACAGCGTGCCCGGCGACACGCGGTTCCGCATCGATCTCCCGCTCGCATCCGACGACCGCTGA
- a CDS encoding LacI family DNA-binding transcriptional regulator gives MSGIADVAALAGVSKSTASRALTGGGYVSEGTRQRVIDAARVIGYVASPNAASLVTGRTKNVGVIIPFVNRWYFGEVLEGLEDALLACDYDLTLYNVRPGSASRARIFEHFLARKRFDGIITIGIEPSPDELERLVSLDRPVVALGGQLPGITSVSIDDVAVSRLATEHLIGLGHSRIVHIGGERTDDLTTSVHGRRLAGYIEAMENAGLGEHVLYVPSDMSVPGGYAAGVQVIGDPRTRPTAISAASDEVAVGTIVAARRTGVGVPSDLSVVGVDGHEYAEMFSLTTVEQSPRDQGTAIVELLMGVLSGGPHETEVLLHPTRLVVRSSTAPPRGDGANPS, from the coding sequence ATGAGTGGAATCGCCGACGTCGCGGCGCTCGCCGGCGTCTCGAAGTCCACGGCGAGCCGTGCGCTCACCGGCGGCGGCTACGTCTCGGAGGGCACCCGCCAACGCGTCATCGACGCTGCTCGTGTCATCGGCTACGTCGCGTCCCCCAACGCGGCCAGTCTGGTCACGGGGCGCACGAAGAACGTCGGTGTCATCATCCCGTTCGTGAACCGGTGGTACTTCGGCGAGGTCCTCGAGGGTCTCGAGGACGCGCTCCTCGCGTGCGACTACGACCTCACCCTCTACAACGTCCGGCCGGGCTCCGCCTCTCGTGCGCGCATCTTCGAGCACTTCCTCGCCCGGAAGAGGTTCGACGGGATCATCACGATCGGGATAGAACCGTCTCCCGACGAACTCGAGCGCCTCGTCTCCCTCGATCGGCCGGTCGTCGCGCTCGGAGGACAGCTTCCGGGCATCACTTCGGTGTCGATCGACGACGTCGCCGTCTCACGACTCGCGACGGAGCACCTCATCGGGCTCGGACACTCCCGGATCGTCCACATCGGCGGGGAGCGCACGGACGATCTGACGACCTCGGTGCACGGACGTCGCCTCGCGGGGTACATCGAGGCCATGGAGAATGCGGGCCTCGGCGAACACGTCCTCTACGTGCCGAGCGACATGTCGGTCCCCGGGGGATACGCGGCCGGCGTGCAGGTGATCGGTGATCCGCGGACACGTCCGACGGCGATCTCCGCCGCGTCGGACGAGGTGGCCGTCGGCACGATCGTCGCCGCTCGACGGACCGGCGTCGGCGTGCCGAGCGACCTCAGCGTCGTCGGCGTGGACGGCCACGAGTACGCGGAGATGTTCTCCCTCACGACCGTCGAGCAGTCACCTCGGGATCAGGGCACTGCGATCGTCGAACTCCTCATGGGAGTCCTCTCGGGAGGTCCTCACGAGACCGAGGTCCTGCTGCACCCGACGCGCCTCGTGGTGCGCAGCTCCACCGCGCCCCCGCGCGGTGACGGGGCGAACCCCTCCTGA
- a CDS encoding carbohydrate ABC transporter permease gives MSAVTPIDLPVDAEQKKVLARGERRAETGFAKGAKRRLTSRGATIAALVIAILWTIPTFGLFVSSFRPANEVRTTGWWTIFSNFGLTIDNYVTVLGSGNSQLTLADAFINSIAITLPATAIPLVIASLAAYAFAWMNFRGKNVLFIGVFALQIVPIQMALVPLLQLFSRGEIFGFPVIAALGQSGYAQVWIAHSIFALPLAIFLLHNFIAEIPGEVIEAARVDGAGHGQIFFRIVLPLTMPAIASFAIFQFLWVWNDLLVALIFADGAVAPMTKLLAEITGSRGQDWHLLTAGAFISILVPLIVFFSLQRYFVRGLLAGSTKG, from the coding sequence ATGAGTGCCGTCACCCCCATCGACCTGCCCGTCGACGCGGAGCAGAAGAAGGTCCTCGCCCGGGGCGAGCGTCGTGCCGAGACCGGTTTCGCGAAGGGGGCGAAGCGTCGACTCACGTCCCGCGGAGCGACCATCGCCGCCCTCGTGATCGCGATCCTCTGGACGATCCCCACCTTCGGACTGTTCGTCTCGTCGTTCCGCCCGGCCAACGAGGTCCGCACCACCGGATGGTGGACGATCTTCAGCAACTTCGGGCTCACGATCGACAACTACGTCACGGTCCTCGGATCCGGCAACAGCCAGCTGACGCTCGCCGACGCGTTCATCAACTCGATCGCGATCACGCTCCCGGCGACGGCCATCCCGCTCGTCATCGCGTCGCTCGCGGCGTACGCCTTCGCGTGGATGAACTTCCGCGGCAAGAACGTCCTCTTCATCGGGGTCTTCGCGCTGCAGATCGTCCCCATCCAGATGGCGCTCGTTCCGTTGCTGCAGCTGTTCTCGCGCGGCGAGATCTTCGGTTTCCCGGTCATCGCGGCGCTCGGTCAGTCGGGGTACGCGCAGGTGTGGATCGCCCACTCGATCTTCGCCCTGCCTCTCGCGATCTTCCTCCTCCACAACTTCATCGCGGAGATCCCGGGTGAGGTCATCGAGGCGGCGCGAGTCGACGGGGCCGGTCACGGTCAGATCTTCTTCCGGATCGTCCTGCCGCTCACGATGCCGGCGATCGCGTCGTTCGCGATCTTCCAGTTCCTGTGGGTGTGGAACGACCTGCTCGTGGCGTTGATCTTCGCCGACGGTGCCGTGGCCCCGATGACGAAGCTCCTCGCCGAGATCACCGGTAGCCGTGGTCAGGACTGGCACCTCCTCACGGCGGGTGCGTTCATCTCCATCCTGGTTCCGCTCATCGTGTTCTTCAGCCTGCAGCGGTACTTCGTCCGGGGACTCTTGGCCGGGTCCACGAAGGGCTGA
- a CDS encoding MFS transporter, with protein sequence MSGALNGGFRELIRQPRSVWAVAFACVVAFMGIGLVDPILPAIAADLDATATQTSLLFTSYLLITGLAMLVTSWLSSRIGAKRTLLLGLALIVVFAIAAGASNSVEAVIGFRAGWGLGNALFISTALATIVGATAGGTGAAIVLYEAALGLGIAIGPLVGGLLGSVSWRGPFFGAAALMAIGFIAIVTLLRTDGARPTPQPLSAPFRALTVPALAVLAVTALFYNIAFFVLLAYTPFALEALGIDDAFTLGLVFFGWGVALAVTSVAVAPVLTKRLRRTSVLAGGFVLLAADLAAIAVLSGSLTGIIVCVVVGGLILGVINTVLTEAVMEATDLPRTVASSAYSAVRFLGGAVAPPAAAELARHFGTPAPYATAAGSAVLALVVLLVGRRVLGRVDSPIVDPVEEAQAVGAGDA encoded by the coding sequence GTGAGCGGCGCGCTGAATGGGGGTTTCCGCGAACTGATCCGGCAGCCCCGCAGCGTCTGGGCCGTCGCGTTCGCGTGCGTCGTGGCGTTCATGGGCATCGGTCTCGTCGATCCGATCCTCCCGGCGATCGCCGCGGATCTCGACGCGACCGCGACGCAGACATCCCTCCTGTTCACGAGCTACCTGCTCATCACAGGGCTCGCCATGCTCGTGACGAGCTGGCTGTCGAGCCGGATCGGAGCGAAGCGCACACTCCTCCTCGGTCTCGCCCTCATCGTCGTGTTCGCGATCGCAGCCGGGGCGTCGAACTCGGTGGAGGCCGTCATCGGCTTCCGGGCAGGCTGGGGGCTCGGGAACGCGCTCTTCATCTCCACGGCGCTCGCCACGATCGTCGGGGCGACCGCGGGCGGCACAGGCGCGGCCATCGTGCTCTACGAAGCGGCCCTCGGACTCGGCATCGCGATCGGCCCGCTCGTGGGCGGCCTGCTCGGTTCCGTCAGCTGGCGCGGCCCGTTCTTCGGCGCGGCCGCGCTCATGGCCATCGGATTCATCGCCATCGTGACGCTCCTTCGGACGGACGGCGCGCGGCCGACGCCTCAACCCCTCTCCGCCCCGTTCCGAGCGCTCACCGTTCCGGCGCTCGCGGTCCTGGCCGTGACAGCCCTGTTCTACAACATCGCGTTCTTCGTCCTGCTGGCGTACACGCCCTTCGCCCTCGAGGCCTTGGGGATCGACGACGCGTTCACCCTCGGGCTCGTGTTCTTCGGCTGGGGTGTGGCCCTCGCGGTGACGAGCGTCGCCGTCGCTCCCGTCCTCACGAAGCGGCTGCGCCGCACCTCGGTGTTGGCCGGCGGGTTCGTGCTGCTCGCAGCCGACCTCGCGGCGATCGCCGTCCTGTCCGGTTCGCTCACGGGAATCATCGTGTGCGTGGTCGTGGGTGGTCTGATCCTCGGCGTCATCAACACCGTGCTGACGGAGGCCGTCATGGAGGCGACGGACCTGCCCCGCACGGTCGCATCGTCGGCGTACTCGGCCGTGCGCTTCCTCGGCGGAGCGGTCGCCCCGCCGGCGGCGGCGGAGCTCGCCCGGCACTTCGGGACCCCGGCGCCGTACGCGACGGCCGCGGGTTCGGCCGTCCTCGCCCTCGTCGTGCTCCTCGTCGGTCGACGGGTGCTCGGCCGCGTGGACTCACCGATCGTCGATCCGGTCGAGGAGGCGCAGGCCGTCGGTGCCGGTGACGCCTGA
- a CDS encoding ABC transporter substrate-binding protein, which produces MRITSRGRVLAPIAAIGVMGLALTACSGGPGGGPGSGGGAGEADGKVTVYGTIADTEAELLEESWKTWEEENDIDIVYESSKEFETQISVRAQGGNAPDIAIFPQPGLMGDLATRGYLKEAPESVVSNIDEYWSTDWKAYGTVDDVVYGAPLMASVKGFVWYSPSQFEENGWEVPTTYQELLDLTATIQQSTGEAPWCAGFGSDAATGWPGTDWVEDLVLRQAGADVYDQWVANEIPFTDPQIKEAFEAVGEILKNPDYVNAGFGDVASINTTPFGDPAGALADGTCALHHQASFFDGFITDAGATVAEDGDIWAFVTPSIDGSGNAVTGGGEIVGAFSDDEETVKVQEYLSSPEWANSRVKLGGVISANTGLDPANASSGILTQAIEILQDPETTFRFDASDLMPSAVGAGTFWKGMIDWINGTDTDTVLEQIEAGWPSDG; this is translated from the coding sequence ATGCGAATCACTTCACGGGGGCGAGTTCTCGCACCCATCGCCGCGATCGGCGTGATGGGCCTGGCCCTCACAGCCTGCTCCGGCGGTCCTGGCGGCGGACCCGGATCGGGCGGCGGCGCGGGCGAGGCCGACGGCAAGGTGACCGTCTACGGCACCATCGCCGACACAGAGGCCGAGCTTCTCGAGGAATCCTGGAAGACCTGGGAAGAAGAGAACGACATCGACATTGTCTACGAGTCCTCCAAGGAGTTCGAGACGCAGATCTCCGTTCGCGCGCAGGGCGGCAACGCTCCCGACATCGCGATCTTCCCGCAGCCCGGTCTCATGGGAGACCTCGCGACGCGCGGCTACCTGAAGGAAGCACCCGAGTCCGTGGTGTCGAACATCGACGAGTACTGGTCGACCGACTGGAAGGCGTACGGCACCGTCGACGACGTCGTCTACGGCGCGCCGCTCATGGCGAGCGTCAAGGGCTTCGTCTGGTACTCCCCGTCGCAGTTCGAGGAGAACGGCTGGGAGGTCCCCACGACCTACCAGGAGCTCCTCGACCTCACGGCGACGATCCAGCAGAGCACGGGCGAGGCGCCCTGGTGCGCGGGCTTCGGCTCCGACGCCGCCACGGGTTGGCCCGGAACCGACTGGGTGGAGGACCTGGTCCTGCGCCAGGCCGGTGCGGACGTCTACGACCAGTGGGTGGCCAACGAGATCCCCTTCACCGACCCGCAGATCAAGGAAGCCTTCGAGGCTGTCGGCGAGATCCTCAAGAACCCGGACTACGTGAACGCGGGCTTCGGTGACGTCGCCTCGATCAACACCACGCCGTTCGGCGACCCGGCCGGCGCCCTCGCCGACGGTACGTGCGCCCTGCACCACCAGGCGTCGTTCTTCGACGGCTTCATCACGGACGCCGGCGCGACCGTGGCAGAGGACGGCGACATCTGGGCCTTCGTGACCCCGTCGATCGACGGTTCGGGTAACGCTGTCACGGGTGGTGGCGAGATCGTCGGCGCCTTCAGCGACGACGAGGAGACCGTCAAGGTCCAGGAGTACCTGTCGAGCCCCGAGTGGGCGAACAGCCGCGTGAAGCTCGGCGGCGTCATCTCCGCCAACACGGGTCTCGACCCGGCCAACGCCTCCAGCGGAATCCTCACGCAGGCCATCGAGATCCTCCAGGACCCCGAGACCACGTTCCGCTTCGACGCGTCCGACCTCATGCCGAGCGCCGTCGGTGCCGGCACGTTCTGGAAGGGCATGATCGACTGGATCAACGGAACCGACACCGACACGGTCCTCGAGCAGATCGAGGCCGGCTGGCCGTCGGACGGCTAA
- a CDS encoding ABC transporter ATP-binding protein, whose translation MRGGGPRARVSASDESMQRALNAESPRIPGLFRRISGLFRPYRSQLIVTAVLVVVAAGLSVIPPLLVEQAFDVGLFPETGGPDLAALSRIVVIMIVLYVATSGLGVWQTYLTATVGNRVMGRLRVELFSKLQSMELSFFTHTKTGIIQSRLQNDVGGVASVLTNTVSSVLGNTVNVLAAVVAMLLIDWRLTIVALVLMPALVAAQRRVGQVRARIATQTQESLSDMTAITQETLGVSGILLSKSFNRQQSEIDRYRGANDTQITLQVRQAMSGQWFFAMVSVFLSSIPAIVYLVSGWLIVGGSTGVTAGTIVAFTTVQSRLLFPLMALMRVGLDVQTSGALFARIFEYLDLKPRVTDKPDAISVEEAPGPLGLVEFSDVSFRYPDAADDSRPTLDGVSFRIEPGQFAAFVGPSGAGKTTVSYLVPRFYDAVSGSVSFAGADVRDLTQDSLVSHIGIVSQETSLFHATIAENLRYARPEATDEELRAAAIAANIHQTIESFPDGYDTIVGERGYRLSGGEKQRIAIARVLLKDPAVLVLDEATSALDSISERVVQHALEAASAGRTTIAIAHRLSTIVDADVIMVVDAGRIAERGTHAELLALGGIYARMHAEQRTGAL comes from the coding sequence ATGCGGGGCGGCGGGCCTCGCGCCCGGGTGAGCGCGAGCGACGAGTCGATGCAACGCGCTCTGAACGCCGAGTCGCCGAGGATCCCCGGGCTGTTCCGCCGCATCAGCGGACTCTTCCGCCCGTACCGGTCGCAGCTCATCGTCACCGCCGTGCTCGTGGTGGTCGCAGCCGGACTCTCCGTGATCCCGCCGCTGCTCGTGGAGCAGGCGTTCGACGTCGGACTGTTCCCGGAGACCGGCGGCCCCGATCTGGCGGCGCTCTCGCGCATCGTCGTCATCATGATCGTGCTCTACGTGGCGACGAGCGGCCTCGGGGTCTGGCAGACCTACCTCACGGCGACCGTCGGCAATCGCGTGATGGGCAGGCTGCGCGTCGAACTCTTCAGCAAGCTGCAGTCGATGGAGCTCAGCTTCTTCACCCACACGAAGACCGGGATCATCCAGTCCCGCCTTCAGAACGACGTGGGCGGTGTGGCGAGCGTCCTCACCAACACCGTGTCGAGTGTGCTCGGCAACACGGTGAACGTCCTCGCTGCGGTCGTCGCGATGCTCCTCATCGACTGGCGTCTGACGATCGTCGCGCTCGTCCTCATGCCGGCCCTCGTCGCCGCCCAGCGGCGGGTGGGCCAGGTGCGCGCCCGGATCGCGACCCAGACGCAGGAGTCGCTCTCCGACATGACGGCGATCACGCAGGAGACGCTCGGCGTCTCGGGGATCCTCCTGTCGAAGAGCTTCAACCGGCAGCAGAGCGAGATCGACCGGTATCGCGGGGCGAACGACACGCAGATCACGCTGCAGGTCCGTCAGGCGATGAGCGGGCAGTGGTTCTTCGCGATGGTGAGCGTCTTCCTCTCGTCGATCCCCGCGATCGTGTACCTCGTGTCCGGGTGGCTCATCGTCGGCGGGAGCACCGGGGTCACGGCCGGGACGATCGTCGCCTTCACGACGGTGCAGTCGCGGTTGCTGTTCCCTCTCATGGCGCTCATGCGTGTCGGCCTCGACGTGCAGACCTCCGGGGCCCTGTTCGCCCGCATCTTCGAGTACCTCGACCTGAAGCCCCGCGTGACGGACAAGCCGGACGCGATCTCTGTGGAGGAGGCTCCCGGACCGCTCGGCCTCGTCGAGTTCTCCGACGTGTCCTTCCGGTACCCCGACGCCGCTGACGACTCGCGTCCCACGCTCGACGGTGTCTCGTTCCGGATCGAGCCAGGGCAGTTCGCCGCGTTCGTGGGGCCGAGCGGCGCGGGGAAGACGACCGTCTCCTACCTCGTGCCCCGGTTCTACGACGCCGTGAGCGGCAGCGTGTCGTTCGCGGGCGCCGACGTGCGCGACCTGACGCAGGACTCCCTCGTGTCGCACATCGGGATCGTGTCGCAGGAGACGTCGCTGTTCCACGCGACGATCGCCGAGAACCTCCGGTACGCGCGGCCCGAGGCGACCGACGAGGAACTCAGGGCAGCCGCGATCGCCGCGAACATCCACCAGACGATCGAGTCGTTCCCCGACGGGTACGACACGATCGTCGGCGAGAGGGGCTACCGCCTCTCGGGGGGCGAGAAGCAGCGCATCGCGATCGCGCGCGTGCTCCTCAAGGACCCGGCGGTGCTCGTTCTCGACGAGGCGACGAGCGCTCTCGACTCGATCTCGGAGCGTGTCGTGCAGCACGCCCTCGAAGCGGCGTCGGCGGGACGGACGACGATCGCCATCGCGCATCGGCTCTCGACGATCGTCGATGCCGACGTGATCATGGTCGTCGACGCCGGCCGCATCGCGGAACGCGGGACCCACGCAGAACTGCTCGCGCTCGGCGGCATCTACGCACGCATGCACGCGGAACAGCGAACGGGTGCGCTCTGA
- a CDS encoding MarR family winged helix-turn-helix transcriptional regulator gives MSEDINDLKNLLGELVSSAHRVTRLAATATDDSRSPAVWRTLSALRAYGPIRLGDLARLSRVTQPTMTKIVRGLDDLDWIKRIVDVEDKRAWLIATTPKGEAALDEWRDTLAAALLPYFHDLPPADRAALRRSIEVLDERASVADPSALEGAIA, from the coding sequence GTGAGTGAAGACATCAACGACCTCAAGAACCTGCTCGGCGAACTCGTCTCGAGCGCCCACCGCGTCACTCGCCTCGCCGCCACCGCGACGGACGACTCCCGCTCTCCCGCCGTCTGGCGCACCCTCAGCGCACTGCGCGCATACGGCCCGATCCGGCTGGGCGACCTGGCGCGACTCAGCCGCGTCACGCAGCCCACCATGACGAAGATCGTCCGCGGTCTCGATGACCTCGACTGGATCAAGCGCATCGTGGACGTCGAGGACAAGCGAGCCTGGCTCATCGCCACGACGCCGAAGGGCGAAGCGGCACTCGACGAGTGGCGCGACACCCTCGCAGCGGCCCTCCTGCCGTACTTCCACGACCTGCCGCCGGCCGACCGTGCCGCGCTGCGGCGCAGCATCGAGGTCCTCGACGAGCGCGCGTCTGTCGCCGACCCCTCAGCTCTCGAGGGGGCGATCGCGTGA